Proteins from a genomic interval of Rhodothermus marinus:
- a CDS encoding alkaline phosphatase, with the protein MRRALQWALMLLLCLPASLTAQTRKHVILYIGDGHGIAPRTATRMALGQGRPGSRFSDEPNFHLLAQDRLRYNAMVTTHSLNSWITDSAPGASVYAVGKRGKIDNEFISLDPETFEPLETILEAAKKAGYAVGLVTTTRVTHATPAAFAAHIWNRDLEDYIAAQYLSASQEEYEAIFNAGPGYDPARDWVLPEPKVGVEIDVILGGGARHFLPRNNPDVNGNATVRDRNGQPITDGNGQPVVLSGRRSDNVDLIEIAKDRGYVYVNSRDALLGILDRLDEFSPENDAKLLGLFSSSHRSYEAERQQLYPWEPALWEMTMVAIEVLKRKSDKGFFLVVEGGRIDHLEHANAGGIGYEGDRYTVVADVEAIIADDVYGGGTDRLAGVYGSDYMIKEVLDFDYAIEEGLNFMNDATAGQTLILSTSDHECGGFTVVGLHDAEDAQGNGTLIRTYARQPEKTDGQFTPVPENIDRGDDEIGGWFPEYELVEFQGKLWPEPAGPNARRIVIAYGSNPLVNGNGGTIGTTPGNHTPQDVWVGADDNVDGAFASRITGRGLLDNTDLFPIMRDFLGVTTTSNERLPDEKRSGLGAVEAYPNPFGEKLAVTLAIDRPQTVSLEVYNALGQRVRVLQSSARLTPGTHTITWDGRDDTGAGVASGLYLVVARSGEQVVSRQVVRIR; encoded by the coding sequence ATGAGACGCGCGTTACAATGGGCCCTGATGCTGTTGCTCTGCCTGCCGGCGAGCCTGACGGCCCAGACCCGCAAGCATGTGATCCTGTACATCGGCGACGGCCACGGCATTGCGCCGCGCACGGCCACGCGGATGGCGCTCGGACAGGGACGGCCCGGTAGTCGCTTCAGCGACGAACCCAACTTTCATCTACTGGCGCAGGACCGCCTGCGTTACAACGCTATGGTGACCACCCACTCGCTCAACTCTTGGATTACCGACTCGGCGCCGGGCGCCTCGGTCTATGCCGTGGGCAAGCGCGGCAAGATCGACAACGAGTTCATTTCGCTCGACCCGGAGACGTTTGAGCCGCTGGAAACCATCCTGGAGGCGGCCAAAAAGGCCGGTTATGCGGTGGGCCTGGTGACCACGACGCGTGTAACGCACGCCACGCCGGCTGCCTTCGCCGCGCACATCTGGAATCGGGATCTGGAAGACTATATTGCCGCGCAGTACCTGTCGGCCAGCCAGGAAGAATACGAGGCCATTTTCAACGCCGGCCCCGGCTACGATCCGGCCCGCGACTGGGTGCTGCCCGAGCCCAAAGTGGGGGTGGAGATCGACGTGATTCTGGGCGGTGGCGCTCGCCACTTTCTGCCGCGTAACAATCCCGACGTGAACGGCAATGCCACGGTGCGCGACCGCAACGGCCAGCCCATCACCGATGGCAACGGCCAGCCGGTGGTGCTGAGCGGCCGCCGCAGCGACAACGTGGACCTGATCGAAATTGCCAAAGATCGGGGCTACGTGTACGTCAACAGCCGTGATGCGCTGCTGGGCATTCTGGACCGCCTGGACGAGTTCTCTCCGGAGAACGACGCCAAACTGCTGGGCCTCTTCAGCAGCTCGCACCGCAGCTACGAGGCCGAGCGCCAGCAGCTCTATCCGTGGGAGCCGGCCCTCTGGGAAATGACCATGGTGGCCATCGAAGTGCTCAAACGCAAAAGCGACAAAGGCTTCTTCCTGGTGGTCGAGGGCGGTCGCATCGATCATCTGGAGCATGCCAACGCAGGCGGCATCGGCTACGAGGGCGATCGGTACACCGTCGTGGCCGACGTCGAGGCGATCATTGCCGACGACGTCTACGGGGGCGGAACGGATCGACTGGCCGGCGTCTATGGCTCGGATTATATGATCAAAGAAGTGCTGGACTTCGACTATGCCATCGAGGAGGGGTTGAATTTCATGAATGACGCCACCGCAGGGCAGACCCTGATCCTGAGCACCTCCGACCATGAATGTGGCGGCTTCACGGTGGTCGGGTTGCACGATGCCGAAGACGCGCAGGGGAACGGCACGTTGATTCGCACCTATGCCCGCCAGCCCGAAAAGACCGACGGCCAGTTCACGCCCGTTCCGGAAAACATCGACCGTGGCGATGATGAAATCGGTGGCTGGTTTCCGGAGTACGAACTGGTGGAGTTTCAGGGCAAATTGTGGCCCGAGCCGGCCGGACCGAACGCCCGGCGTATCGTGATCGCCTACGGCTCGAACCCGCTCGTCAACGGCAACGGCGGTACGATCGGCACCACGCCGGGCAACCACACGCCGCAGGACGTATGGGTCGGCGCCGACGACAACGTGGACGGGGCGTTTGCCAGCCGCATTACCGGCCGCGGGCTGCTCGACAATACGGACCTGTTCCCGATTATGCGGGACTTTCTGGGCGTGACCACCACCAGCAACGAGCGGCTGCCGGACGAGAAGCGGTCCGGGCTGGGTGCCGTGGAGGCTTATCCGAATCCGTTTGGTGAAAAGCTGGCCGTGACGCTGGCGATCGATCGGCCGCAGACGGTCAGCCTTGAGGTGTACAATGCGCTTGGCCAGCGCGTGCGTGTGCTGCAGTCGTCGGCACGGCTGACGCCGGGCACGCATACGATTACCTGGGACGGACGGGACGACACGGGCGCCGGCGTCGCGTCGGGACTCTACCTGGTGGTAGCCCGTAGCGGTGAACAGGTTGTCTCACGCCAGGTCGTACGTATTCGCTGA
- a CDS encoding glycerol-3-phosphate dehydrogenase/oxidase: MQPLLHREAFLERLRKQEQWDVLIIGGGATGLGVALDAAARGFRTVLFEQHDFGKGTSSRSTKLIHGGVRYLREGDLGLVREALRERARLRHNAPHLVWPRLFVVPCYRWWERPLYGIGLWLYDRLAGKGRLGRTRRLDAVETHALLPTLRRNHLRGGLAYPDGQFDDARLLVHLAWTAAEHGAVVLNYMPVEALMGTRSRLEGVVVRDLESGERFEVRGRVIVNATGVFADTVRRMDNPNATPLIIPSQGVHLVLPRRFLPGEAALLIPRTDDGRVLFVIPWHGQVLLGTTDEPVPDPELEPLPTEEEITYLLTHAGRYLEPAPTRTDIRAVFAGLRPLVQRGGMQEDTAHLSREHVILVSRRGLVTVTGGKWTTYRLMAEETVDRALQVAGLPHRTSPTATLRLHGATRHVNVADPWHVYGTDARHLRRLMEAEPELAAPLHPRLPYRMVEVVWAARYEMARSVEDVLARRTRALFLDAAAALEAAPAVAHRLAAELGRDNTWVNAQLRDFVALVRRYVPDLHAHDPNDASPSEQTAPRRD; this comes from the coding sequence ATGCAACCTCTTCTGCATCGAGAAGCTTTTCTGGAGCGCCTGCGCAAGCAAGAACAGTGGGATGTGCTCATTATCGGAGGAGGGGCTACGGGGCTGGGAGTGGCGCTGGATGCAGCGGCCCGGGGCTTTCGGACGGTGCTTTTCGAGCAGCACGACTTCGGCAAAGGCACTTCGAGCCGGAGCACGAAGCTCATCCACGGCGGCGTGCGCTACTTGCGGGAAGGCGATCTGGGGCTGGTGCGCGAGGCGCTCCGCGAACGTGCCCGGCTCCGCCACAACGCGCCGCACCTGGTCTGGCCGCGCCTGTTCGTGGTGCCCTGCTACCGCTGGTGGGAGCGGCCCCTCTACGGCATCGGACTCTGGCTCTACGATCGCCTGGCCGGCAAGGGCCGGCTGGGACGGACCCGCCGGCTTGACGCCGTCGAGACGCATGCCCTGCTGCCAACGCTCCGGCGCAATCATCTGCGGGGCGGCCTGGCCTACCCAGACGGACAGTTCGACGACGCCCGGCTGCTGGTGCATCTGGCCTGGACGGCCGCCGAGCACGGCGCCGTCGTGCTCAACTACATGCCCGTCGAGGCGCTGATGGGCACGCGGTCGCGCCTGGAAGGCGTCGTCGTGCGCGATCTGGAGTCGGGCGAGCGCTTCGAAGTGCGGGGACGTGTGATCGTCAACGCGACGGGTGTCTTCGCCGACACCGTGCGCCGTATGGACAACCCGAACGCCACCCCGCTCATCATACCCAGCCAGGGCGTGCATCTGGTCCTGCCCCGACGCTTTCTGCCGGGCGAAGCGGCCCTGCTCATTCCCCGCACCGACGACGGCCGCGTGCTGTTCGTGATCCCCTGGCACGGACAGGTGCTGCTCGGCACCACCGACGAGCCGGTACCGGATCCCGAGCTGGAGCCCCTGCCCACCGAGGAGGAAATCACCTACCTGCTGACGCACGCCGGCCGCTACCTGGAGCCGGCTCCCACCCGGACCGACATCCGCGCCGTCTTTGCCGGACTTCGGCCGCTGGTACAGCGCGGTGGGATGCAGGAAGACACGGCCCATCTATCGCGTGAACATGTGATTCTGGTCTCCCGCCGGGGGCTGGTGACCGTCACGGGTGGGAAGTGGACCACCTACCGGCTCATGGCCGAGGAGACGGTGGACCGGGCGCTGCAGGTGGCCGGTCTGCCGCACCGCACTTCGCCCACCGCCACGCTACGCCTGCACGGTGCCACGCGGCACGTCAATGTGGCCGATCCATGGCACGTCTACGGCACCGACGCCCGGCACCTGCGCCGACTCATGGAAGCCGAACCCGAACTGGCGGCTCCGCTGCATCCCCGACTGCCCTATCGCATGGTCGAAGTCGTCTGGGCTGCACGCTACGAAATGGCCCGCTCCGTCGAAGACGTGCTGGCCCGGCGCACGCGGGCGCTGTTTCTGGACGCGGCCGCCGCGCTCGAAGCGGCACCGGCCGTGGCCCATCGGCTCGCCGCCGAGCTGGGCCGCGACAACACCTGGGTAAATGCGCAGCTCCGTGACTTCGTCGCTCTGGTCCGCCGCTACGTGCCCGATCTGCACGCCCACGACCCGAACGACGCATCGCCTTCTGAGCAAACGGCACCGCGCCGGGACTGA